The genomic window ACACACCACGTACCTTGCTGGAGCGAAGAATCCGGGATCGACCTTGTACAAGAATTCGGCTCCAAGCTCGGCGACTCTCTCGGCTACTGACACTCCATACTCCTTAGATGCGGAGCTAGGAGCCAGCTTTATTATCTCTTTCACGCGTTCCATCTCTATGTCCAGAGATAGGAAGACCTCCGCGCCGTAAAGGAGCATATCATTGGTTCTACCTAGCATCACCATAGGATCGGGGTGGAGGGGTGCTATAGGAGCCCTCCCGCTCCCGGAGAGTACATATCTGGGATTTAGTCCTAAGGTGTGGAGCTTATGGACGCCTGTCTCCACAGACCTAGCACTTATCTGCACGGATCCAGCTAGGCTATTGGTTGGGACCACGACCACGTAGAGATCCCTCTCATCGATCCCGCATCTCTCTGATAAGTATTTGATGACCTTCCTGCTCGGTAAGGCGTTCCCTTCGAGCACTAGGACGGCGACATCAGACTCTTCCTCGTATCCA from Thermoproteota archaeon includes these protein-coding regions:
- the mch gene encoding methenyltetrahydromethanopterin cyclohydrolase codes for the protein VRTDHPAKSLMASQFAGWRVKVEEYFAMGSGPARILAKKPPELYEEIGYEEESDVAVLVLEGNALPSRKVIKYLSERCGIDERDLYVVVVPTNSLAGSVQISARSVETGVHKLHTLGLNPRYVLSGSGRAPIAPLHPDPMVMLGRTNDMLLYGAEVFLSLDIEMERVKEIIKLAPSSASKEYGVSVAERVAELGAEFLYKVDPGFFAPARYVVCTKEGRCIQAGRLSPELIIRSISLGGN